From a region of the Vibrio orientalis CIP 102891 = ATCC 33934 genome:
- the gndA gene encoding NADP-dependent phosphogluconate dehydrogenase produces MSTSNIAMIGLGVMGKSLALNLLDQGFNVTGFDISDTHRDGAEQEAGVLTKQAAKGQFVKATNLSQVLDSLCKPRVIALSVPAGAIVESVIDDLLEVGLEQDDIVIDTGNSLWTDTEAREQKYQGKLRFFSTAVSGGEVGARTGPALMASGDRQAWNYVQPMWEAIAAKVDNKGLPVGQFEQGEPCAAYLGPAGAGHYVKMVHNGIEYADMQLICEVYHFMSEVLGMSAQEIGQVFEKWNQGVLNSYLMEISAEILQTSDPITSKPFVEVVLDKAGQKGTGLWTAVNSLQQGAPAPTIAQAVFARAQSSQKSTRVMGASQLKTHVQPSSGINKQATIAELHEALYCAKLSVYAQGFDLMKTMSEKEQWELDFAHIAKIWRAGCIIRAVFLQDITAAYQVAPHLENLLFAQRFVEEVHNRSFGWRATVANSALTGVPMPAISSALSYFDSLRCEVLPANLLQAQRDYFGAHSYSRIDEEEANKYHITWSAGERTQISV; encoded by the coding sequence GACATAAGTGATACTCACCGTGACGGCGCTGAGCAAGAAGCAGGAGTGCTTACCAAGCAGGCAGCTAAGGGGCAGTTTGTTAAAGCTACCAACCTAAGCCAAGTACTTGACTCGTTGTGCAAACCACGTGTGATAGCCCTATCTGTTCCGGCGGGAGCGATTGTAGAGTCAGTGATCGATGATTTGCTTGAAGTAGGTCTCGAGCAAGATGATATTGTGATTGATACCGGAAACAGCTTGTGGACAGATACTGAGGCACGCGAACAGAAATACCAAGGCAAATTGCGCTTTTTCTCAACGGCCGTTTCTGGTGGTGAAGTAGGTGCTCGTACTGGCCCGGCATTAATGGCCAGTGGTGACCGACAAGCCTGGAACTACGTGCAACCAATGTGGGAAGCGATTGCTGCAAAGGTGGATAACAAAGGTTTACCGGTTGGTCAATTTGAACAAGGTGAACCGTGCGCAGCCTATCTAGGTCCTGCCGGTGCCGGCCATTACGTAAAAATGGTCCACAATGGTATTGAGTATGCAGACATGCAGCTCATATGTGAGGTTTACCACTTCATGTCTGAAGTACTAGGTATGTCAGCGCAAGAGATTGGCCAAGTATTTGAGAAATGGAACCAAGGGGTTCTAAACAGCTACTTGATGGAGATTAGCGCTGAGATCTTGCAAACCTCAGACCCGATTACATCAAAACCGTTCGTTGAAGTAGTTCTTGATAAAGCGGGCCAGAAAGGAACAGGGTTGTGGACCGCGGTCAACAGCTTACAACAAGGTGCGCCAGCCCCAACGATTGCTCAAGCCGTATTTGCAAGAGCACAAAGCAGTCAAAAAAGCACCCGTGTTATGGGCGCTTCGCAACTCAAAACGCATGTTCAACCAAGCAGTGGTATAAACAAACAAGCGACCATTGCCGAACTGCATGAAGCATTATATTGCGCCAAGCTATCTGTTTATGCCCAAGGTTTTGATTTGATGAAAACCATGTCGGAAAAAGAGCAGTGGGAGTTAGATTTTGCCCATATCGCTAAGATTTGGCGTGCGGGCTGTATTATTAGGGCTGTTTTCTTACAAGACATTACAGCGGCTTACCAAGTTGCCCCTCACCTCGAAAACTTGCTGTTTGCTCAACGTTTCGTGGAAGAAGTGCATAACCGCTCATTTGGTTGGCGGGCGACCGTGGCAAACTCGGCGCTTACTGGTGTTCCGATGCCAGCGATAAGCTCTGCACTTAGTTATTTCGACTCTCTCCGATGTGAAGTGCTACCGGCAAACTTGCTGCAAGCACAGCGAGATTACTTTGGTGCTCACAGCTATTCTCGCATTGATGAGGAAGAGGCCAACAAGTACCACATAACGTGGAGCGCTGGCGAAAGAACTCAAATCAGCGTATAA
- the gntR gene encoding gluconate operon transcriptional repressor GntR: MANKKKRPTLQDIADRVGVTKMTVSRCLRDPSQVSESLKDKINQAVEDLGYIPNRAPDILSNAKSNAIGVLVPSLTNQVFAEVIRGIESVTTPAGYQTMIAHYGYSAELEEKSIASLLSYNVDAIILSENVHTEKARKMLQTASIPVVEIMDSYSNKIEQAVGFDNADASKAMTEAIIAKGRNNIAYFAARMDERTRLKMDGYHQAMNSAGNTPVSLQTEEASSFTLGAKLLAQLVEQYPNVDGIVCTNDDLAIGAVYECQRRGIKVPEQIAIAGFHGHDISQTMIPKLATVITPREEIGRVAAEQLIQRLKGGVDWPATIDLGYEIELGESI, from the coding sequence ATGGCCAATAAGAAAAAAAGACCCACATTACAAGACATCGCTGACCGAGTCGGCGTGACAAAAATGACTGTAAGCCGTTGCTTGCGCGATCCTTCTCAAGTCTCTGAATCACTCAAAGATAAAATCAACCAAGCGGTTGAAGATCTGGGCTATATCCCTAATCGAGCGCCAGACATACTGTCTAACGCAAAATCCAATGCGATCGGTGTGCTTGTTCCCTCGTTAACCAACCAAGTTTTTGCTGAGGTGATTCGAGGTATTGAGTCGGTGACCACACCCGCTGGCTATCAAACCATGATTGCGCACTATGGCTACAGCGCAGAACTGGAAGAAAAAAGTATTGCCTCACTGCTTTCGTACAATGTTGATGCAATCATTTTGTCGGAAAATGTTCATACCGAGAAAGCTCGTAAAATGCTGCAAACCGCTTCGATACCTGTTGTAGAGATCATGGACAGTTACTCAAATAAGATTGAACAGGCGGTTGGATTCGACAATGCAGACGCGTCTAAAGCGATGACAGAAGCGATCATTGCGAAAGGGCGTAACAATATTGCCTATTTCGCAGCTAGAATGGATGAGCGTACTCGTTTAAAGATGGATGGTTATCATCAAGCAATGAATAGTGCGGGCAATACGCCGGTGAGCCTACAAACGGAAGAAGCTTCGTCGTTTACGCTCGGAGCAAAACTTCTTGCTCAGTTGGTGGAACAGTACCCAAATGTGGATGGCATAGTTTGTACCAATGATGATTTAGCCATTGGTGCAGTGTATGAGTGTCAACGTCGTGGTATCAAAGTCCCTGAACAAATAGCCATTGCGGGTTTTCATGGTCATGATATCAGCCAGACCATGATTCCTAAACTTGCTACAGTGATTACACCACGTGAAGAGATTGGCCGAGTAGCCGCTGAGCAACTTATCCAGCGCCTGAAAGGCGGGGTTGATTGGCCTGCAACGATTGATCTAGGTTATGAGATTGAACTAGGGGAAAGTATTTAA